In Acinetobacter sp. TGL-Y2, a genomic segment contains:
- a CDS encoding restriction endonuclease subunit S, whose amino-acid sequence MKSNDWKRIKISELCDLIVDCVNKTAPNVDYETPYKMIRTPNIKNGRVNLSGCRYVEEATFEAWTKRAKVKKNDVLLTREAPLGEAGIVDFKDTVFLGQRIMQYRPNPQKLDSNFLLYSFLSPDLQAQFRRYDSSGSIVSHIRVPDCLNFEIPTPSLTLQKSIARVLRALDEKIDINNKILNKYEDIEGLLFDRWFLQYDFPNINGKPYKNNCGVMVYNEILAKDVPEGWKISNLVSLIESTKTGDWGKDTQQDKYNLGVNCIRGADINGLNGKGKVETPLRFINSKNKNKILKPFDIIIEISGGSPIQSTGRLTSLIDESFKRFSNPLICSNFCKAISLVDNSYFYYFIGLWNKLYKHNVFFGWEGKTSGIKNFLFDAFIGKYYVAIPPKVVVQEFYKKIHPLNRSKQNIMLQNRNLQSLRDWLLPMLMNGQISIRDAEEQIAKIFEQ is encoded by the coding sequence TTGAAGAGTAATGATTGGAAACGGATAAAAATTTCAGAATTATGTGATCTCATTGTGGATTGTGTTAATAAAACAGCGCCGAATGTTGATTATGAAACTCCTTATAAGATGATTAGAACTCCTAACATTAAGAATGGGAGAGTAAATCTGTCTGGTTGTCGTTACGTAGAAGAAGCGACTTTTGAGGCTTGGACTAAAAGGGCTAAAGTTAAAAAAAATGATGTGTTATTAACACGAGAAGCTCCTCTAGGTGAGGCAGGTATTGTAGATTTTAAAGATACTGTATTTCTTGGACAACGCATTATGCAGTACAGACCAAACCCTCAAAAATTAGATAGTAATTTTTTACTATATTCTTTTCTTTCTCCTGACTTACAAGCTCAATTTAGAAGGTATGATAGTTCTGGATCTATTGTTAGTCATATACGAGTGCCAGATTGTTTGAATTTTGAAATACCTACACCGAGTTTAACTTTACAAAAGAGTATTGCTAGAGTTCTTAGAGCTTTAGATGAAAAAATAGATATTAATAATAAAATCCTTAATAAATACGAAGATATAGAAGGACTTCTCTTTGATAGATGGTTCCTTCAATATGATTTTCCTAATATAAATGGAAAACCATATAAAAATAACTGTGGAGTAATGGTCTATAATGAGATTCTTGCTAAAGATGTTCCTGAAGGTTGGAAAATTAGCAATTTAGTTTCTCTAATTGAATCTACAAAAACAGGTGATTGGGGTAAAGATACTCAACAAGATAAATATAATTTAGGTGTTAATTGTATTAGAGGTGCAGATATTAACGGATTGAATGGAAAGGGAAAAGTAGAAACTCCATTAAGGTTTATCAATAGTAAAAACAAAAATAAGATATTAAAACCTTTTGATATTATTATTGAAATCTCAGGTGGTAGTCCTATTCAATCAACTGGGCGCTTAACCTCTCTAATAGATGAATCGTTTAAAAGATTTAGTAATCCATTAATTTGCTCTAATTTTTGTAAGGCAATTTCTTTAGTGGATAATTCATATTTTTACTATTTTATTGGTTTATGGAATAAATTATATAAACATAATGTTTTCTTTGGATGGGAAGGGAAAACTAGTGGTATTAAAAACTTTTTATTTGATGCTTTCATAGGGAAGTATTATGTGGCTATTCCACCCAAAGTGGTAGTACAAGAGTTTTATAAAAAAATACATCCTCTCAACCGAAGTAAGCAAAATATTATGCTTCAAAATAGAAATTTACAGAGCCTGCGTGATTGGCTCTTGCCTATGCTGATGAATGGTCAGATTTCGATTCGAGATGCGGAAGAGCAGATAGCGAAAATTTTTGAGCAATAA
- a CDS encoding HsdM family class I SAM-dependent methyltransferase, which produces MVEIQFQQKVRELIDGLKAICANYGLGNDGNEFKIITQAFLYKFLNDKFAYEAKKVEPSLAEAEKWEDVLSKMSDDELEMLALQMPADTAILKPQHFISYLFSQQNEPDFSKLFDDTLRDISIQNNEIFAVQTDGHAKIKLFDELSQFISDPSKRDEFCKAIINELVEFSFERIFDQKFDFYASIFEYLVKDYNSNSGGKYAEYYTPHAVARIMAEILVPKDQQGQVKNVTCYDPAAGSGTLLMNVAHVIGEKRCAIYTQDISQKSSNLLRLNLILNNLVHSIPNVVQGNTMLHPYHKDGAELKKFDYIVSNPPFKLDFSDFRDDLDTKANKERFFGGIPKIKPKEKDKMEIYQLFLQHIISSLKEDGKAAIVVPTGFISAASGIDKKIRQHLVDNKILAGVISMPSNIFATTGTSVSIIFVDANNKDKVMLIDASELGEKIKDGKNQRTILSDSDEQRIIECFNQKREENKFSIAVEYEDLVNKDYSFNAGQYFLSKIEHIDLSTEDFTTIMLDYTNSLSDLFLESRKLETEIQNLLGGLNFEE; this is translated from the coding sequence ATGGTAGAAATTCAGTTTCAGCAAAAAGTAAGAGAACTTATTGATGGTTTAAAAGCTATCTGTGCTAACTATGGACTTGGTAATGATGGTAATGAATTTAAAATTATCACGCAGGCTTTTTTATATAAATTTTTGAATGATAAATTTGCTTATGAAGCAAAAAAAGTGGAACCAAGTTTAGCTGAAGCTGAAAAATGGGAAGATGTGCTCTCTAAAATGTCGGATGATGAGTTAGAGATGCTTGCTTTACAGATGCCAGCAGATACAGCAATTCTCAAACCACAGCACTTTATTAGTTACCTATTCAGCCAGCAAAATGAACCTGATTTTTCAAAACTTTTTGATGATACATTAAGAGATATTTCTATTCAGAATAATGAGATTTTTGCGGTTCAAACTGATGGCCATGCAAAAATTAAGCTATTTGATGAGCTTAGCCAGTTTATTAGTGATCCTTCTAAGCGAGATGAATTTTGTAAAGCGATCATTAATGAATTAGTAGAGTTTAGTTTTGAACGAATTTTTGATCAGAAATTCGATTTTTATGCTTCTATCTTTGAATATTTAGTTAAAGACTATAATTCGAATAGTGGAGGTAAATACGCAGAATATTATACACCACATGCCGTTGCACGTATTATGGCAGAGATCCTTGTACCCAAGGATCAACAGGGACAAGTAAAGAATGTAACTTGTTATGATCCTGCTGCGGGGTCAGGAACTCTGTTAATGAATGTGGCTCATGTTATTGGTGAAAAGCGTTGTGCTATCTACACACAAGATATTTCTCAAAAGTCATCAAATTTATTACGTTTGAACTTAATTCTGAATAACTTAGTTCACTCTATTCCGAATGTAGTACAAGGCAATACCATGCTTCATCCATACCATAAGGATGGGGCTGAGCTTAAAAAGTTTGACTATATTGTTTCCAACCCACCCTTTAAACTAGATTTTAGTGATTTTAGAGATGATTTGGACACAAAGGCGAACAAAGAGCGTTTCTTTGGCGGTATTCCAAAAATTAAGCCAAAAGAAAAGGACAAGATGGAAATTTACCAATTGTTCTTGCAACATATCATTTCTTCTTTAAAAGAGGATGGGAAAGCCGCGATAGTTGTCCCAACTGGCTTTATATCAGCAGCATCAGGTATTGATAAGAAAATTCGGCAACATTTAGTGGATAATAAAATTTTAGCAGGCGTAATTTCTATGCCTTCCAATATTTTTGCTACGACTGGAACAAGTGTTTCAATTATTTTTGTCGATGCTAATAATAAAGATAAAGTGATGCTAATCGATGCATCAGAACTTGGAGAAAAAATTAAAGATGGTAAAAATCAGAGAACTATCTTAAGTGACTCAGATGAGCAAAGAATAATTGAATGCTTTAACCAGAAGAGAGAAGAAAATAAATTTTCTATAGCTGTAGAGTATGAAGATCTTGTTAACAAGGATTATTCTTTTAATGCAGGGCAGTATTTTTTATCAAAAATAGAGCATATTGATTTAAGTACCGAAGACTTTACAACAATCATGTTGGATTATACTAATAGCTTATCTGATTTATTCCTTGAGTCTAGGAAATTAGAAACTGAAATTCAAAATTTATTAGGGGGATTAAATTTTGAAGAGTAA
- a CDS encoding type I restriction endonuclease subunit R has protein sequence MKFNEDARVKIPTILHLTRLGYKYLSLKEHIWDMESNIFPEIFLESVRRINPSFEKDDIQRELQDLKLTLDNDDLGKVFFSKLVNRSGIKLIDFENINNNTFNVVTELTCQNGDDEFRPDITILVNGMPLVFIEVKKPNNKDGVLAERDRINKRFQNSKFKRFINITQFMIFSNNMEYDDEAIQPIMGAFYATPSYHKPSFNYFREEEIFNLTYLLSPLAESEEIRILKDNNFEVIRNSPEFITNKDPNRPTNRICTSLLSRERLAFMLRYSIAYVETEDGVQKHIMRYPQLFATKAIERKLDEGIRKGIIWHTQGSGKTALTYYNVKFLTDYYQRNSVIPKFYFIVDRLDLLQQAQSEFASRGLVVHTINSRDEFTKDIKATKAIHNNSGKPEITVINIQKFADDPTIVSTKDYSVDIQRVYFLDEVHRSYNPKGSFLANLDVSDRNAIKIGLTGTPLLGTDYNSRSLFGDYIHKYYYNASIADGYTLRLIREDIQTNYKIALQEALAQAEVKQGDVDKKIIYAHPTFVEPMLDYIVQDFENSRGACNDSTIGGMVICDSSEQAKQMFEIFNAKYKKDNDVTKTDTSYIEHLKEKNKVKSAALILHDVGDKQARKGWIDAFKAGKIDFLFVYNMLLTGFDAPRLKKLYIGRVIREHNLLQALTRVNRTYKDFRYGYVVDFADIRKEFDATNKAYFEELQAELGDEMDSYSHLFKSKEEIDQEIIQLKDVLFRFDTDNMEHFSEQIQQIADRKKVLELKKSLADAKSLYNLMRLQGDYEQLRSLDFVKINIMFREISNHLDMLNLKESIESGEDTTNLLNLALEDVIFKFKKIAEEELVLADQLKDTLRKTREALASNFDQQDEKFISLKEELERLFKKKRLSEVSQQEMVANIGTLQQIHERIKELNRANKQLSDKYKGDIKFTRVHKRLHEQGDISKSERQIYEALIGLKQDADERVLDSENVLDNEAYFARVMMPNIIKRFKNEQNIALNPTTTRYINQLVVNEYLKEFNGGSGQW, from the coding sequence ATGAAGTTCAATGAAGATGCTCGTGTAAAAATTCCAACAATTCTTCATTTAACAAGGCTTGGTTATAAGTATCTTTCTTTAAAAGAACATATATGGGATATGGAGTCTAATATTTTCCCTGAAATATTCTTGGAATCAGTAAGACGAATTAATCCTTCATTTGAAAAAGATGATATTCAAAGAGAATTACAAGATTTAAAGCTAACTTTAGACAATGATGATTTAGGGAAAGTATTCTTCAGCAAGTTAGTCAATCGTTCTGGTATCAAACTCATTGATTTTGAAAATATCAATAACAATACATTCAATGTTGTTACGGAGCTTACTTGTCAAAATGGAGATGATGAATTCCGTCCTGATATTACGATCCTAGTCAATGGTATGCCTTTAGTTTTTATTGAGGTGAAGAAACCAAATAATAAAGATGGTGTCTTAGCAGAAAGAGACCGAATAAATAAGCGTTTCCAAAACTCTAAATTTAAAAGATTTATCAACATTACTCAGTTCATGATCTTCTCAAACAATATGGAATACGACGATGAGGCTATTCAGCCAATCATGGGCGCTTTTTATGCTACTCCGTCGTATCACAAGCCAAGTTTTAATTACTTCCGAGAAGAAGAAATTTTTAATCTAACTTATTTACTTAGTCCTTTAGCTGAATCAGAAGAAATTCGTATTCTTAAAGATAATAATTTTGAAGTGATTAGAAATAGCCCTGAATTTATTACCAATAAAGATCCTAATAGACCTACTAACCGAATTTGTACTTCTTTGTTAAGCCGAGAGCGTTTAGCATTTATGTTACGTTATTCAATTGCTTATGTGGAAACAGAAGATGGTGTGCAAAAACATATCATGCGCTATCCACAACTGTTTGCAACTAAGGCAATTGAAAGAAAGTTAGATGAAGGCATCCGTAAAGGAATTATTTGGCATACTCAAGGTAGTGGTAAAACAGCATTAACGTACTATAACGTCAAATTTTTGACGGATTATTATCAACGAAATAGTGTAATTCCTAAGTTTTATTTCATTGTGGATCGACTTGATTTACTACAGCAAGCACAGAGTGAATTTGCAAGCCGTGGCCTAGTTGTACATACGATTAACTCTAGAGATGAATTTACTAAAGATATTAAGGCAACTAAGGCCATCCACAATAACAGTGGCAAACCAGAGATTACTGTAATCAATATCCAGAAGTTCGCAGATGATCCAACCATTGTCTCAACAAAGGATTACAGTGTTGATATTCAGCGGGTTTACTTCTTAGATGAGGTACATCGTAGCTATAATCCTAAAGGTAGCTTTCTTGCAAATTTAGATGTTTCTGATCGTAATGCAATCAAAATTGGTCTGACAGGAACTCCGCTATTAGGAACAGACTACAATTCAAGATCACTGTTTGGAGATTACATTCATAAGTATTACTACAATGCTTCAATTGCTGATGGATATACATTACGTTTGATTCGAGAAGATATTCAAACCAACTATAAAATTGCTTTACAAGAGGCATTAGCACAAGCAGAGGTTAAGCAGGGAGATGTCGATAAAAAAATTATTTATGCACATCCAACTTTTGTAGAACCAATGCTGGATTACATTGTTCAAGATTTTGAAAATAGTCGTGGTGCTTGCAATGATTCGACTATAGGTGGAATGGTCATCTGTGATAGCTCAGAGCAAGCGAAACAGATGTTTGAAATTTTTAATGCAAAATATAAAAAAGACAATGATGTTACTAAGACAGATACATCTTATATAGAGCATTTAAAAGAAAAAAACAAAGTTAAATCTGCTGCACTCATTTTACATGATGTAGGTGACAAACAAGCGCGTAAAGGTTGGATTGATGCTTTTAAAGCAGGAAAAATTGATTTTCTCTTTGTTTATAACATGTTGCTGACTGGTTTTGATGCTCCTCGGTTAAAGAAGCTTTATATTGGCCGTGTGATTCGAGAGCATAACTTGCTTCAGGCATTAACTCGTGTGAACCGCACGTATAAAGATTTTAGGTATGGTTACGTTGTTGACTTTGCAGATATTCGAAAAGAATTTGATGCAACAAACAAAGCCTATTTTGAGGAATTGCAGGCAGAGTTAGGCGATGAGATGGATAGCTATTCTCATCTCTTCAAATCTAAAGAAGAAATTGATCAGGAAATTATTCAATTAAAAGATGTGTTATTCCGTTTTGATACGGACAACATGGAACATTTCTCAGAGCAAATCCAACAAATTGCTGACCGTAAAAAAGTATTGGAATTGAAGAAAAGCTTAGCTGATGCAAAAAGCTTATATAACCTCATGAGGTTACAGGGCGATTATGAGCAACTTCGATCTTTAGATTTTGTAAAGATCAACATTATGTTCCGAGAAATAAGCAATCATTTAGATATGCTGAATTTAAAGGAAAGTATTGAAAGTGGTGAAGACACTACAAATTTACTTAATTTAGCTCTTGAAGATGTAATTTTTAAATTTAAGAAAATTGCGGAAGAAGAATTAGTTCTAGCTGATCAACTCAAAGATACATTACGTAAAACGAGAGAGGCTCTAGCGAGTAATTTTGACCAGCAAGATGAGAAATTTATCAGCTTAAAAGAAGAGCTCGAACGTTTGTTCAAAAAGAAGAGATTGAGCGAAGTTAGTCAGCAAGAGATGGTTGCTAATATTGGTACTTTGCAACAAATTCATGAGCGGATAAAAGAATTGAATCGTGCGAATAAGCAACTCAGTGATAAGTATAAAGGGGATATTAAGTTCACGCGTGTGCATAAGAGACTGCATGAGCAAGGAGATATTTCAAAATCTGAGAGACAGATTTATGAAGCTTTGATCGGACTCAAACAGGATGCAGATGAGCGTGTGCTAGACAGTGAAAATGTATTAGATAACGAAGCTTACTTTGCTCGAGTGATGATGCCGAATATTATCAAACGCTTTAAAAATGAACAGAACATTGCATTAAATCCAACGACTACACGGTATATTAACCAGCTTGTGGTAAATGAGTACCTCAAAGAGTTCAATGGTGGTTCAGGGCAATGGTAG
- a CDS encoding helix-turn-helix domain-containing protein has translation MFMSELTIQFGQLVRKYRKERNMSQEQLALLCNMDRSYLGRIERGEVNPTLEKIYELATALGVAAKYLLPNNI, from the coding sequence ATGTTTATGTCAGAACTTACTATTCAATTTGGGCAATTGGTTCGCAAATATAGAAAAGAAAGAAATATGTCACAAGAACAATTGGCATTGCTCTGTAACATGGATCGGAGTTATTTAGGACGGATCGAAAGAGGTGAGGTGAATCCTACACTTGAAAAAATATATGAATTAGCTACTGCTTTAGGTGTAGCGGCAAAATATTTATTACCTAATAATATATGA
- a CDS encoding IS630 transposase-related protein, protein MPKVYSVDLREKVMQFYEENNHKSYTCKTFKISRTTLDDWILLQNTTGELKQPKINAGRPTKIKDMDAFKHFIETTEFSQVKDLIPLFEQKFGYPILYSTLLKAIHRLGWTRKKRVFSISKPTK, encoded by the coding sequence ATGCCTAAAGTATATTCAGTGGATTTACGTGAAAAAGTCATGCAGTTTTATGAAGAAAATAATCACAAATCATATACATGTAAAACCTTTAAAATATCTAGAACCACTTTGGATGATTGGATTCTTCTTCAAAACACCACTGGAGAATTGAAACAGCCTAAAATCAATGCAGGTCGACCCACTAAAATCAAGGATATGGATGCTTTCAAACACTTTATTGAAACTACTGAATTTTCTCAAGTGAAAGATCTCATCCCTTTATTTGAACAAAAGTTTGGGTATCCAATCCTTTACTCAACCCTGTTAAAAGCCATTCATAGACTTGGTTGGACACGTAAAAAAAGAGTTTTCTCTATAAGCAAGCCGACAAAATAA
- a CDS encoding IS630 family transposase: protein MTRAVFNWFLPQWKEEFGEDQILYIDESGINTTDTAQYGWSKLGSRCAALKLGGHGKRLSIISAVRSNSAYQFLYPLIFQGSCDRAMFTGWLRYLLENLTKDNQDKTKRHLLILDNASIHKNGDIKKLAKDFNCRIMYLPAYSPDLNPIEKAWSVLKSKVKSIAVRFDKNIEEALDLGLKAM from the coding sequence ATAACAAGGGCTGTATTCAACTGGTTTCTTCCGCAATGGAAAGAGGAGTTTGGGGAAGATCAGATTCTTTATATTGATGAGTCTGGGATAAACACCACAGATACAGCGCAATATGGTTGGTCTAAACTAGGCAGTCGTTGCGCTGCTTTAAAATTGGGTGGTCATGGTAAAAGATTAAGTATCATCAGTGCTGTGAGGTCTAATTCAGCGTATCAGTTCCTTTACCCTTTGATTTTTCAAGGTTCATGCGATCGAGCAATGTTCACGGGATGGTTGAGATATCTACTTGAAAATTTAACCAAAGATAATCAAGATAAGACCAAAAGACATCTGCTGATTCTAGATAACGCTTCGATTCATAAGAACGGAGATATCAAAAAACTAGCCAAAGACTTTAACTGTAGAATCATGTACTTGCCTGCTTACAGTCCAGATTTAAATCCAATTGAAAAAGCATGGTCAGTGCTAAAATCCAAAGTTAAAAGTATCGCTGTCCGTTTTGACAAAAACATAGAAGAAGCGCTCGATTTAGGCTTGAAGGCAATGTAG